The following are encoded together in the Salvia hispanica cultivar TCC Black 2014 chromosome 6, UniMelb_Shisp_WGS_1.0, whole genome shotgun sequence genome:
- the LOC125194310 gene encoding probable serine/threonine-protein kinase At1g54610 has translation MGCVCGKPSSAVEDSEVSPKQRELSRKAAELRVARGVSSRRNESFSMKESLEGGEVKIGLIDKKVSGSRKVRDDYYEKKRKGSCEDVGGNFPNLGSLPSAVEGEQVAAGWPSWLVAVAGEAIRGWVPRKADTFEKLDKIGQGTYSSVYKGRDLLTNKYVALKKVRFDNMDPESVKFMAREILILRRLDHPNIIKLEGLVTSKTSSSLYLVFEYMEHDLTGLASLPGVKFSEPQVKCYMKQLLSGLDYCHRNGVLHRDIKGSNLLINNHGILKIADFGLASYFDNQNKIPLTSRVVTLWYRPPELLLGATQYGVAVDLWSTGCILGELYAGKPIMPGRTEVEQLHKIFKLCGSPSEDYWKKSKLPHSPVFKPIQPYRRRIADTFKDRHDAAVKLMEILLSVDPSDRGTAASALESEFFKTSPIPCDPSTLPKYPPSKEIDAKLREEEARRKGAAGAKGHKGDNDSKKPREFRSVVGIDPNAELSRLMPRHGHADSKSRSEFFNTQKQDAAPGFAVDQSGRAQDPSERSKDHLPNPRERLISNSGPLAPPVSWTSSGKKSNDISIASSRNGLSPAECRNSLGPQRVEATNQAGRFSQSFGEAVRNHDRRRQSQIPPGTHQADYGRINTKESVLDGHGKERKIHFSGPLLAPSNNIEQVLKEHDRRIQEAARRLRHEKTRAGRVRPHETQTSSKQTHVSNQSAG, from the exons atGGGGTGTGTTTGTGGGAAGCCGTCTTCGGCGGTGGAGGATAGTGAGGTGAGCCCAAAGCAGAGGGAGCTGAGTAGGAAGGCGGCTGAGCTGCGTGTGGCGAGGGGGGTTTCGTCGAGGAGGAATGAGAGTTTCTCGATGAAGGAGAGTTTGGAGGGTGGTGAGGTGAAGATTGGGCTGATTGATAAGAAGGTTAGTGGGTCTAGGAAGGTGAGGGATGATTATTatgagaagaagaggaaggggAGCTGTGAGGATGTAGGTGGGAATTTCCCCAACTTGGGGAGCCTCCCGAGCGCAGTGGAGGGGGAGCAGGTCGCGGCTGGGTGGCCGTCTTGGCTGGTCGCTGTGGCTGGGGAGGCCATCCGCGGCTGGGTTCCGCGGAAAGCTGATACCTTTGAGAAGCTTGATAAG ATTGGTCAAGGGACTTACAGTAGCGTGTATAAGGGCCGAGATCTCCTGACTAACAAATACGTGGCTCTGAAGAAAGTGCGTTTCGACAATATGGATCCAGAGAGTGTAAAATTCATGGCAAGGGAGATTCTCATCTTGCGAAGGCTTGATCACCCGAACATTATCAAGCTGGAAGGCTTGGTCACTTCAAAGACGTCTTCGAGTTTATACCTCGTCTTTGAGTATATGGAGCATGATCTCACTGGTCTTGCGTCACTGCCCGGCGTCAAGTTCTCAGAGCCACAG GTGAAGTGTTACATGAAACAGCTATTGAGTGGGCTGGATTATTGTCATAGGAACGGTGTCCTGCATCGTGATATAAAGGGTTCGAATCTCTTGATTAACAATCACGGGATCTTAAAGATCGCTGATTTTGGCTTGGCGAGTTATTTTgacaatcaaaacaaaatcccTCTCACAAGCCGCGTCGTGACTTTATGGTATCGGCCACCTGAACTTTTGCTCGGAGCGACTCAGTATGGAGTTGCTGTCGATTTATGGAGTACCGGCTGCATACTCGGAGAATTGTACGCTGGCAAGCCCATCATGCCTGGTAGAACCGAG GTTGAGCAGCTGCATAAGATATTCAAGCTTTGTGGTTCGCCTTCTGAGGATTATTGGAAAAAATCGAAGTTACCCCACTCCCCGGTCTTTAAGCCGATTCAGCCTTACAGACGACGAATCGCTGATACCTTTAAGGATCGTCATGATGCTGCTGTAAAGCTGATGGAGATCTTACTCTCAGTCGATCCTTCTGATCGAGGGACTGCAGCTAGTGCTCTCGAGAGTGAG TTCTTCAAAACATCTCCCATTCCGTGTGATCCATCGACTTTGCCCAAATATCCTCCAAGCAAAGAGATCGATGCAAAACTGAGAGAAGAGGAAGCGAGAAG GAAAGGAGCTGCTGGAGCTAAAGGACACAAGGGTGACAATGATTCTAAAAAACCAAGAGAATTCCGAAGTGtggtagggatcgatcccaatGCTGAGTTGTCTAGATTAATGCCG AGGCATGGCCACGCGGACTCAAAGAGTCGTAGCGAATTTTTCAACACTCAAAAGCAAGACGCTGCTCCTGGCTTTGCAGTGGATCAATCGGGACGAGCACAAGATCCGTCCGAAAGGAGCAAAGATCACCTGCCAAACCCGAGGGAGAGACTGATTTCTAATTCCGGTCCTCTTGCTCCACCTGTGAGCTGGACGTCGTCTGGGAAGAAAAGCAACGATATTTCCATCGCTTCCTCCAGAAACGGGTTGTCACCCGCAGAATGCCGAAACAGTTTAGGCCCCCAACGCGTCGAGGCTACAAATCAAGCAGGCAGGTTCTCGCAGTCGTTCGGGGAAGCTGTGAGAAATCACGACAGGAGACGGCAGTCACAAATACCTCCCGGCACTCACCAGGCCGACTACGGACGAATCAACACAAAAGAATCCGTCTTG GACGGGCACGGTAAGGAGAGAAAGATCCATTTCTCGGGTCCTCTGCTCGCGCCATCGAACAACATAGAGCAGGTGCTCAAAGAGCACGATCGCCGGATCCAAGAAGCTGCTCGGCGTTTGAGGCACGAGAAGACAAGGGCCGGTAGAGTTCGGCCTCACGAGACGCAAACGTCGTCTAAACAGACGCACGTCTCGAATCAAAGCGCTGGCTAG
- the LOC125191839 gene encoding mannan endo-1,4-beta-mannosidase 2-like has product MVKSRMFGGNGVLYPIVAFASCVAFIYLSFGDLWINVHGDGKWSFVERNGTQFVVDGMPFYFNGWNSYWMMDHAADEVRRGKVREMLQTGARMGLTVCRTWAFNDGEYNALQITPGRFDERVFRALDYVIAESRRYGIRLMLCLVNNLQAYGGKTQYVKWAWEEGVGLSSSNDSFFYDPSIRRYFKHYIKTVLTRRNTLTGIEYRDDPTIFGWELINEPRCMTDKSGDTLQDWIEEMSTFIKEIDRNHLLTVGLEGFYGPKSRKRSTVNPEIWASDIGTDFIRNSNLSTIDFASVHIYPDHWTHNPDFEYKLRFVSKWMISHIEDGDKELKKPVMFTEFGLSTENPDFTPAQRERFYKVILDIMYKSAVKNKSGAGSLVWQFLVEGMEDSNDDFGIIPWKRQSTYQLFAEHSCRLARIQGALSTQLYYLRKLCTLRK; this is encoded by the exons ATGGTAAAGAGCAGGATGTTTGGTGGGAATGGGGTGCTTTACCCCATTGTTGCATTTGCATCGTGTGTGGCCTTTATATACTTGTCGTTTGGGGATTTGTGGATCAATGTTCATGGGGATGGGAAGTGGAGCTTTGTGGAGAGGAATGGGACTCAGTTTGTGGTGGATGGGATGCCCTTTTATTTCAATGGGTGGAATTCTTACTGGATGATGGATCATGCTGCTGATGAGGTTAGGAGAGGGAAGGTTAGGGAGATGCTGCAGACTGGGGCGAGGATGGGGCTCACTGTGTGTAGGACTTGGGCTTTTAATGATGGGGAGTATAATGCTCTTCAGATTACACCGGGTCGATTCGATGAGAGGGTGTTTAGG GCGTTGGATTATGTTATCGCTGAATCAAGAAGATACGGGATAAGGCTAATGCTGTGCTTGGTAAATAACTTGCAAGCTTATGGTGGAAAGACGCAATATGTCAAGTGGGCGTGGGAAGAAGGCGTGGGTTTGAGCTCTTCTAATGACTCGTTCTTTTATGACCCGTCTATACGTCGCTACTTTAAGCATTACATTAAG ACTGTTCTAACAAGGAGGAACACGTTGACCGGAATCGAGTACAGGGACGATCCAACTATCTTTGGATGGGAGTTGATCAACGAACCCCGCTGTATGACTGATAAATCCGGTGATACACTTCAG GATTGGATCGAGGAAATGTCGACTTTCATAAAAGAAATCGACAGGAACCATCTGCTCACAGTGGGGCTTGAGGGATTCTACGGACCTAAAAGTCGGAAAAGGTCGACTGTCAATCCCGAGATCTGGGCATCTGACATTGGCACGGATTTCATTCGCAATTCAAACCTCTCGACTATCGATTTTGCATCAGTCCACATTTACCCTGATCACTG GACACACAATCCCGATTTCGAATACAAGCTAAGGTTCGTCTCCAAGTGGATGATCTCCCACATTGAAGACGGCGACAAGGAGCTGAAAAAGCCCGTGATGTTCACCGAGTTTGGTCTATCCACGGAGAATCCGGACTTCACCCCTGCTCAGCGCGAGAGGTTCTACAAAGTGATTCTCGACATCATGTACAAGTCCGCTGTGAAGAACAAGTCGGGAGCGGGATCCCTCGTGTGGCAGTTCCTGGTGGAGGGGATGGAGGACTCCAACGACGACTTTGGGATCATCCCGTGGAAGAGGCAGTCGACGTATCAGCTCTTCGCTGAGCACTCGTGCCGGCTCGCACGAATCCAAGGTGCACTCTCCACACAATTATACTACTTGAGAAAATTGTGCACActtagaaaatag